From Saprospiraceae bacterium, one genomic window encodes:
- a CDS encoding glycosyltransferase family 2 protein: MNSKLTILIPTRDREDYLPFAIQSCLQSSYPNLEVIVCDNSSTAHTREVCHLFSDPRLKYVKSPEFLSMSANWEFALNQVKEGFVSILGDDDAFLQGGIEKAMNWIHQYQLPAISWRQASYRWPGNEFARIKELYQLPISQGFSIRNPGSYVKAVLKAKLHPNHLPCIYHGIIHLDYIQQVKKQSEGLFFHSRIPDYYAIVALSCVVPKYMYSYWPISIAGSSPKSNGNVQLRLESKFENLKNEFSKGKDDVPFHPSLEFVHLYSILIWECLLQASQNGLKSFDGWVNPDRQLQQAIKEAAAFKVLDHEWDKLCQIANKFHLRKLKKPEYFRRQFYKWQYHLKHYIFFWTSSVFIDCKRENISNIMELSKMHDKLKSKYGQIPFFIFYNLILLYRHFLKQISFKRNRQNQ, from the coding sequence ATGAACTCCAAATTGACCATATTAATTCCGACAAGGGACCGGGAGGATTATTTACCCTTTGCGATTCAGTCTTGTCTCCAATCAAGCTATCCGAATTTGGAAGTCATTGTTTGTGACAATTCTTCAACAGCTCATACACGAGAAGTGTGTCATTTATTTTCGGATCCTCGTTTGAAATATGTAAAGAGTCCTGAATTCTTATCTATGTCAGCCAATTGGGAGTTTGCATTGAACCAAGTAAAGGAGGGATTTGTATCCATTTTAGGGGATGATGATGCCTTTTTGCAAGGTGGTATCGAAAAAGCCATGAATTGGATTCATCAATACCAGCTACCAGCGATCAGTTGGAGGCAGGCTTCTTACCGTTGGCCCGGAAATGAGTTTGCGAGAATCAAAGAGTTGTATCAGTTGCCCATCAGTCAGGGATTCAGTATCAGGAATCCCGGTTCCTATGTCAAGGCTGTTTTAAAGGCTAAACTTCATCCCAATCATTTGCCATGCATCTACCATGGGATCATTCATCTCGATTATATTCAGCAGGTGAAGAAACAGAGCGAAGGACTTTTCTTTCATTCCAGAATTCCTGATTATTACGCCATTGTTGCATTGTCTTGCGTGGTACCAAAATACATGTACAGTTATTGGCCAATTTCAATTGCAGGAAGCAGTCCTAAGAGCAATGGAAATGTTCAGCTCAGACTTGAAAGTAAATTTGAAAATTTGAAAAATGAGTTTTCAAAGGGAAAAGATGATGTCCCCTTTCACCCCTCATTGGAATTTGTACATCTTTACTCTATTTTAATTTGGGAATGTTTGTTGCAAGCATCGCAAAACGGACTAAAATCGTTTGACGGTTGGGTAAATCCTGATCGGCAATTGCAACAAGCCATCAAGGAAGCTGCGGCTTTTAAAGTTTTGGATCATGAATGGGATAAATTGTGTCAAATTGCCAATAAATTTCACCTGAGGAAGTTGAAAAAACCGGAGTACTTCAGGCGCCAATTTTACAAATGGCAATATCATCTCAAGCATTATATTTTTTTTTGGACCTCGAGCGTATTCATTGATTGTAAGAGAGAAAATATCAGCAATATCATGGAACTGAGTAAGATGCATGATAAATTGAAAAGCAAATATGGTCAGATACCTTTTTTTATATTTTACAATTTGATTCTACTTTACAGACATTTCCTGAAGCAGATTTCATTTAAAAGAAACAGACAAAATCAATAA